The following proteins are encoded in a genomic region of Candidatus Effluviviaceae Genus I sp.:
- a CDS encoding InlB B-repeat-containing protein, whose protein sequence is LTLRTNTGGLEKTGYTLSGWNTAANGSGTNYAEGASYTTNAALSLYAKWTANDYMVFFDAAGGTYPTPASKIVTFGSLYGTLATTSLAGYTFDGWFTEPTGGDEITAESIVAVAADDTLYAQWTANEYTVTFDAMDGTTPVPQTKQVTYGQAYGALATTDREGYVFDGWFTAPGGGDEVTAESIVAVAADDTLYAQWTANDYMVFFDAAGGTNPTPASKIVTFGALYGTLATTSRTGYAFAGWYTEPERGRITSETRVVIASDHTLYAHWTPNEYAVTFDAQGGTEPDPTSTQVTYGAVYGALATTSRTGYAFVGWFDESIGGNEVTAGTIVATAQNHTLYAQWEPNTYTVTFDAQGGSDPDPETKQVIFGQQYGRLAATSRTGYEFVGWFTGGPERDEITSESIVTIAGDHTLYAQWTANEYTVTFDSQGGSDPDPAAKRVTFGQEYGDLATTSRTGYWFGGWYTDPEGGTEVQPITIVEVAADDTLYARWTAEEYKVTFDAQGGSTPDPEYIVVIFDQPYGTLATTEREGSEFAGWFTAPQGGTEVTAESIVTIASSHTLHARWAANEFTVTFDAQGGTEPDPVNKVVVLGLLYGELARTERQGYLFAGWFTEPGDGVQSTGGDLVTDETEVTTAADHTLYAHWGVETYAVTYDGNGHAAGTVPASQSAVSGVYLTLARNIGGLTREGFRFAGWNTAADGSGADYAEGAQYTEGASATMYAKWTPYFPMPAYTVSYDGNGNTSGTAPESQHKAHGVPLTLATNCHFLSRTGYLFVGWNTEPNGTGTPYAAGGTYTVDADATLYAWWTLAGMGAVWATENPVLSRTTINYSLSEPARVGLSIYSVTGRELLVVDLGEQGSGAHSVEWDGRDASGARVASGVYFARVSTATERQEVRLIVLR, encoded by the coding sequence CTCACGCTGCGGACCAACACGGGCGGTCTCGAGAAGACCGGCTACACGCTCTCGGGGTGGAACACCGCCGCCAACGGCTCGGGCACGAACTACGCCGAGGGCGCGTCCTACACCACGAACGCCGCGCTGAGCCTCTACGCGAAGTGGACGGCCAACGACTACATGGTGTTCTTCGATGCGGCCGGCGGGACGTACCCGACCCCGGCGAGCAAGATCGTCACCTTCGGTTCGCTGTACGGCACGCTCGCGACGACGAGCCTGGCCGGGTACACCTTCGACGGGTGGTTCACCGAGCCGACGGGTGGCGACGAGATCACGGCCGAGAGCATCGTGGCCGTGGCCGCCGACGACACGCTCTACGCGCAGTGGACGGCGAACGAGTATACGGTGACGTTCGACGCGATGGACGGCACGACGCCCGTGCCGCAGACCAAGCAGGTGACGTACGGGCAGGCGTACGGAGCGCTCGCCACGACGGACCGCGAAGGCTACGTGTTCGACGGCTGGTTCACCGCGCCGGGCGGAGGCGACGAGGTGACGGCCGAGAGCATCGTGGCCGTGGCGGCGGACGACACGCTCTACGCGCAGTGGACCGCCAACGACTACATGGTGTTCTTCGATGCGGCCGGTGGAACGAACCCGACCCCGGCGAGCAAGATCGTCACCTTCGGTGCGCTGTACGGCACGCTCGCGACGACGAGCCGCACGGGCTACGCTTTCGCCGGATGGTACACCGAGCCGGAGCGCGGTCGGATCACCTCTGAGACCCGCGTCGTCATCGCCTCGGACCACACGCTGTACGCGCACTGGACGCCGAACGAGTACGCGGTGACCTTCGACGCGCAGGGCGGCACCGAGCCCGACCCGACGAGCACGCAGGTGACGTACGGCGCGGTGTACGGGGCCCTCGCCACCACGAGCCGGACGGGCTACGCGTTCGTCGGGTGGTTCGACGAGTCGATCGGCGGAAACGAGGTCACGGCGGGCACCATCGTCGCGACTGCCCAGAACCACACGCTCTACGCCCAGTGGGAGCCCAACACGTACACGGTGACCTTCGACGCGCAGGGCGGGTCCGACCCCGATCCGGAGACGAAGCAGGTCATCTTCGGCCAGCAGTACGGAAGGCTCGCGGCGACCAGTCGCACGGGCTATGAGTTCGTCGGGTGGTTCACCGGCGGGCCCGAGCGCGACGAGATCACGTCCGAGTCCATCGTCACGATCGCGGGCGACCACACGCTCTACGCGCAGTGGACGGCGAACGAGTACACGGTGACCTTCGACTCGCAGGGCGGGAGCGATCCCGACCCCGCGGCCAAGCGGGTCACCTTCGGCCAGGAGTACGGCGACCTGGCGACGACGAGTCGCACCGGCTACTGGTTCGGCGGGTGGTACACCGACCCCGAGGGCGGGACGGAGGTCCAGCCCATCACGATCGTCGAGGTTGCCGCGGACGACACGCTCTACGCGCGCTGGACGGCCGAGGAGTACAAGGTGACCTTCGACGCGCAGGGCGGCTCGACGCCCGACCCCGAGTACATCGTCGTGATCTTCGACCAGCCGTACGGCACGCTGGCGACGACGGAGCGCGAGGGGAGCGAGTTCGCGGGGTGGTTCACCGCCCCGCAGGGCGGGACGGAGGTCACCGCCGAGTCCATCGTGACGATCGCCTCCAGCCACACGCTCCACGCGCGATGGGCGGCGAACGAGTTCACCGTCACCTTCGACGCGCAGGGCGGCACGGAGCCTGACCCGGTCAACAAGGTCGTGGTGCTCGGCCTGCTCTACGGCGAGCTTGCGAGAACCGAGCGGCAGGGTTACCTGTTCGCCGGCTGGTTCACCGAGCCGGGCGACGGGGTCCAGTCCACGGGCGGCGACCTGGTCACCGACGAGACCGAGGTGACCACGGCCGCGGACCACACGCTCTACGCGCACTGGGGAGTCGAGACCTACGCGGTCACCTACGACGGCAACGGTCATGCGGCGGGCACGGTTCCGGCCTCCCAGTCTGCCGTCAGCGGCGTCTACCTGACCCTTGCCAGGAACATCGGCGGCCTGACGAGGGAGGGCTTCAGGTTCGCCGGCTGGAACACGGCCGCCGACGGGTCGGGCGCGGACTACGCCGAGGGCGCGCAGTACACCGAGGGCGCGTCCGCGACGATGTACGCGAAGTGGACTCCGTACTTCCCGATGCCGGCCTACACCGTCTCCTACGACGGGAACGGCAACACGAGCGGCACGGCGCCCGAGAGCCAGCACAAGGCGCACGGCGTTCCGCTGACGCTCGCAACGAACTGCCACTTCCTGTCCAGGACCGGCTACCTGTTCGTCGGATGGAACACGGAGCCGAACGGCACGGGCACGCCGTACGCCGCCGGCGGTACCTACACCGTCGACGCGGACGCGACGCTCTACGCTTGGTGGACGCTTGCCGGCATGGGCGCCGTCTGGGCCACGGAGAACCCGGTGCTGTCGAGGACGACGATCAACTACTCGTTGTCGGAGCCGGCTCGGGTCGGGCTCTCCATCTACAGCGTGACGGGCAGGGAACTCCTCGTCGTCGATCTCGGCGAGCAGGGGAGCGGCGCGCACTCCGTGGAGTGGGACGGCCGTGACGCATCCGGCGCGCGTGTCGCGTCGGGCGTCTACTTCGCCAGAGTGAGCACCGCCACCGAGCGCCAGGAGGTGCGGCTCATCGTGCTGCGCTGA